A DNA window from Candidatus Methanoperedens sp. contains the following coding sequences:
- a CDS encoding DUF86 domain-containing protein, with protein sequence MIRNYKLFVIDILDAIDKIGEFIGNMDYGEFIQDDKTSTAIVKKIEIIGEAIKKYP encoded by the coding sequence ATGATACGGAATTATAAACTTTTTGTAATAGATATACTGGATGCGATTGATAAAATCGGTGAATTTATTGGAAATATGGATTATGGGGAATTCATACAGGACGATAAAACATCAACTGCAATTGTCAAAAAGATAGAAATCATAGGCGAAGCCATAAAAAAATATCCCTAA
- a CDS encoding cobalamin biosynthesis protein yields MMDFRIQVLLLAVLFDIIFGEMPSFFHPVVWMGRLINLFVGAAPHRFRKIYGLFMVIFCIGITVLLARSLEFIGTGIIGLVITAYFLKSSFSIRMLLVSAIGIQKDLDSGKIGKVRSDLKTFVGRDTSNLSAHQSASAVIESVAESFVDSVLSPLFYFLIFGLPGALVYRMINTLDSMVGYKKEPFKELGFAAARLDDIVNFAPARISIVIIFISSIFFGKPVDALKTCISDHNKTASPNSGWSMAAVSGALNVRLEKVGFHVLGDRYQHPGTVHIKKAVFLVGFSSLVVIGVIFLIGKIPLVLF; encoded by the coding sequence ATGATGGATTTCAGGATACAGGTTTTACTTCTTGCAGTTCTTTTTGACATTATATTCGGGGAAATGCCTTCGTTTTTTCATCCTGTCGTATGGATGGGAAGACTGATCAACCTGTTCGTGGGCGCTGCCCCTCATCGCTTCAGGAAAATATACGGCCTGTTCATGGTGATTTTTTGTATCGGGATAACGGTTTTACTGGCAAGATCCCTTGAATTCATTGGAACAGGAATTATCGGGCTTGTGATTACGGCGTATTTCCTGAAATCCAGCTTTTCCATTCGCATGCTGCTTGTTTCTGCCATCGGTATACAAAAAGACCTTGATTCCGGAAAGATAGGAAAAGTAAGAAGTGACCTGAAAACTTTTGTGGGCAGGGATACATCAAACCTCAGCGCGCACCAATCGGCATCAGCTGTCATAGAATCAGTCGCCGAGAGCTTTGTTGATAGCGTTTTATCACCATTATTTTATTTCCTGATATTCGGCCTTCCTGGTGCGCTTGTTTACCGCATGATAAATACGCTTGATTCAATGGTTGGTTATAAAAAAGAGCCTTTCAAAGAGCTTGGATTTGCGGCTGCCAGGCTTGATGATATCGTCAATTTCGCGCCTGCAAGAATCTCAATTGTAATTATCTTTATTTCTTCAATTTTCTTCGGAAAACCTGTTGATGCCCTGAAAACCTGCATCAGTGACCATAATAAGACTGCTTCGCCCAATTCGGGATGGTCGATGGCTGCTGTTTCAGGAGCGCTTAATGTAAGGCTTGAGAAAGTCGGGTTCCATGTACTGGGAGATAGATATCAGCATCCTGGGACAGTACATATAAAAAAAGCAGTTTTTTTAGTAGGTTTTTCCTCTCTGGTTGTCATTGGAGTAATATTTTTAATAGGAAAGATTCCTTTAGTCTTATTTTGA
- a CDS encoding DUF86 domain-containing protein: MPKEVKVEYKTIPWKDIVGMRNKIIRNYE; the protein is encoded by the coding sequence ATCCCTAAAGAGGTTAAAGTTGAATATAAGACAATACCCTGGAAAGACATAGTAGGGATGAGAAATAAGATTATTCGCAATTATGAATAA
- a CDS encoding DUF362 domain-containing protein, with product MEKQTENSNLSTVSLVKCQTYDQSNIDAAVEKALGLIGGIKSYVKPGDNVLLKINLLTGDVPEKAVTTHPALVRAMILQVKAAGGIPQVGDCSGYEGNPNYKRYITACRNTGIMKVCEEEGARILHLSAESIDVKNPGGRVFKSFILSRHVQEADVLISLPKLKTHGLTLFTGGVKNNFGCVTGLNKAKMHLRAQDPETFSRMLVDLLGIVRPELTVMDAVVGMEGNGPSNGTPRQVNAILASCDPVALDAVACKMIGIDPLTVPSTRLAHEQGMGTGDISRIDVRGEDLKDMQIEGFKLPSGTASFFRARGLMRFLRSMLVAKPELVRQQCKKCWICMEHCPSCAISKKEDYPSFDYKKCIRCYCCQELCPGNAIELKTPFMGRFVK from the coding sequence ATGGAAAAGCAAACTGAGAACAGTAATCTTTCTACAGTATCGCTTGTAAAGTGCCAGACCTATGATCAGTCAAATATCGATGCTGCGGTTGAAAAGGCGCTGGGGCTTATTGGCGGGATTAAAAGCTATGTTAAACCCGGTGATAATGTTCTTCTGAAGATAAATCTCCTGACAGGTGATGTTCCTGAAAAAGCAGTTACCACCCATCCTGCTTTGGTAAGGGCTATGATTCTTCAGGTTAAAGCTGCCGGAGGAATCCCGCAGGTTGGCGATTGTAGCGGCTATGAGGGAAATCCGAATTATAAAAGATATATTACAGCCTGCCGTAATACAGGTATTATGAAAGTATGCGAGGAGGAAGGAGCCCGGATACTGCATCTCAGTGCAGAGTCTATCGATGTAAAAAATCCGGGTGGCCGCGTATTCAAGAGCTTCATTTTATCAAGGCATGTTCAGGAAGCTGATGTGCTTATATCTTTACCAAAACTCAAGACCCATGGGCTGACATTATTTACCGGAGGGGTAAAAAATAATTTCGGCTGTGTAACAGGTCTCAATAAAGCAAAAATGCATCTTCGTGCCCAGGATCCGGAAACATTTTCCCGGATGCTTGTGGATCTCCTTGGCATAGTGCGGCCTGAACTGACAGTAATGGATGCAGTGGTTGGTATGGAGGGGAACGGGCCAAGCAACGGCACGCCAAGACAGGTCAATGCAATTCTGGCAAGCTGTGACCCTGTGGCACTTGATGCAGTGGCCTGCAAGATGATCGGCATAGACCCGCTCACAGTACCTTCCACCCGCCTGGCACACGAACAGGGTATGGGAACCGGAGATATTTCCCGTATCGATGTACGTGGAGAGGATCTGAAGGACATGCAAATTGAGGGCTTCAAGCTACCATCTGGCACAGCATCATTTTTCCGCGCAAGGGGCCTGATGCGTTTCCTTCGCAGTATGCTGGTTGCAAAACCAGAACTGGTAAGACAGCAATGCAAAAAATGCTGGATATGTATGGAACACTGCCCTTCTTGTGCGATATCAAAAAAAGAAGATTATCCTTCGTTTGATTATAAGAAATGTATCAGATGCTACTGTTGCCAGGAACTATGTCCGGGTAATGCCATTGAATTGAAGACTCCTTTTATGGGCAGGTTTGTGAAATAA
- a CDS encoding nucleotidyltransferase, which yields MDAVVMAGGKGARLGKDEKPLTQLSGKPLIQYVLEALLGSKNIERIFVATSLRVEKTNEWLDDFKKDHREIEIIHTQGAGFVHDMIGAVEEAGIRGRVLIIMADLPLVTSGLIDRIIEKYFEVNTPALSVHMKLEVFTRLGLRPDTVFHKNSDFIVPCGINILDAQRISEEQEDYNLILDEEELALNVNAPGDLAVCERFLEDKV from the coding sequence ATGGATGCAGTTGTAATGGCTGGCGGCAAGGGAGCGCGCCTTGGTAAGGATGAAAAACCCCTCACCCAGCTTTCCGGGAAACCGCTGATACAATATGTCCTCGAAGCTCTTCTTGGTTCAAAGAACATCGAACGTATCTTTGTGGCCACGTCATTAAGAGTGGAAAAGACGAATGAGTGGCTGGATGATTTTAAGAAAGATCACCGTGAAATTGAAATTATTCATACGCAAGGCGCAGGTTTTGTTCATGACATGATAGGCGCAGTGGAAGAGGCAGGTATCAGGGGGCGTGTACTCATCATAATGGCTGACCTTCCTCTTGTCACAAGCGGACTCATAGACAGGATAATCGAAAAATATTTTGAGGTGAACACGCCTGCGCTTTCAGTTCACATGAAACTTGAGGTATTCACAAGGCTTGGATTAAGACCGGATACTGTTTTTCATAAGAATAGCGATTTTATCGTCCCATGCGGGATAAATATCCTTGATGCACAGAGAATAAGTGAGGAGCAGGAGGATTATAATCTTATCCTGGATGAGGAGGAGCTGGCGCTTAATGTTAATGCGCCCGGGGACCTTGCTGTTTGCGAGAGGTTTCTGGAGGATAAAGTTTAA
- a CDS encoding nucleotidyltransferase family protein, protein MTQTLEEIIEVIKKRKNVLKEKYNVKEIGIFGSYVRGEQTEKSDVDILVDFYELPDVFNLLKLERSLRGILKCKVDVIRKQAIRKELRDQILSEAIRI, encoded by the coding sequence ATGACACAGACGCTTGAAGAAATTATAGAAGTAATTAAGAAGCGAAAAAATGTTTTAAAGGAAAAATATAATGTAAAAGAGATTGGCATATTTGGCTCTTATGTGAGAGGGGAACAAACTGAGAAAAGCGATGTAGATATACTCGTTGATTTTTATGAATTGCCTGATGTCTTCAACCTGTTAAAATTAGAACGTTCACTTCGTGGTATCTTAAAATGTAAGGTTGACGTTATCAGAAAGCAAGCGATACGAAAGGAACTAAGAGACCAGATCTTATCCGAGGCTATCAGGATATGA
- a CDS encoding threonylcarbamoyl-AMP synthase yields MLIGTDIRKASEIIRNNGIVVYPTETVYGVGANIFSDIALEKVFAIKKRDRDKPVSVAVSDLKMMEDLVYIGKKERHFIEKFLPGPVTVLLKKKDKVPGVLTSGSELVGIRFPAHETTIRLIQLAGVPITSTSANFSGEAPPRRVDEIRVGADYIIDGGECKGEPSTVVDLVNRKIIRKGAQFEEVKAALEDF; encoded by the coding sequence ATGCTCATAGGTACGGATATCAGGAAAGCATCAGAAATAATCAGGAATAACGGCATAGTCGTCTATCCCACAGAAACAGTATATGGCGTCGGGGCAAATATTTTTTCAGATATTGCGCTTGAAAAAGTTTTCGCCATCAAGAAAAGGGACAGGGATAAGCCTGTTTCTGTTGCTGTTTCTGATCTTAAAATGATGGAAGATCTTGTATATATCGGGAAAAAGGAAAGGCATTTTATTGAAAAGTTCCTGCCCGGACCTGTTACTGTTCTTCTTAAAAAGAAGGATAAAGTGCCTGGTGTACTCACCTCGGGATCGGAACTTGTGGGCATACGCTTTCCGGCGCATGAAACGACCATCAGGCTCATTCAGCTTGCCGGAGTCCCGATAACATCTACGAGCGCCAACTTTTCAGGTGAAGCGCCGCCACGAAGAGTGGATGAGATCAGGGTAGGTGCAGATTATATCATTGACGGCGGGGAATGCAAAGGCGAGCCTTCGACAGTGGTTGACCTTGTTAATCGAAAGATTATCAGGAAAGGCGCACAATTTGAAGAAGTGAAGGCAGCACTTGAAGATTTTTGA
- the cobS gene encoding adenosylcobinamide-GDP ribazoletransferase, with protein MKKFLSAIRSGFGFLSTIPVGITMEGIENLMKHIYLFPVVGAVIGIIFALIVIGLTSFTILPPIIVSLFVIIAVYYFTGFNHIDGLADFGDGLAAHGTKEKKIAAMRDTAIGTGGIVFCMITLLGVFVSLVSIQEPDRFLLLPYALIVAETSAKQSMVTVAAFGTRLHPGFGAMTVDNTKQSDLIIGTFFSVAVCFVVLGIMGIGAFIVSQLSGLLVLNTANRHFGGVSGDVVGAANEIGRLAALLYIGGIGWMQL; from the coding sequence ATGAAGAAGTTCCTGTCGGCCATCCGAAGCGGTTTTGGTTTTCTTTCTACGATACCTGTGGGTATAACAATGGAAGGTATCGAAAACCTGATGAAGCACATCTACCTGTTCCCTGTAGTAGGCGCAGTTATCGGTATTATTTTCGCATTAATCGTGATCGGGCTAACTTCATTTACGATATTGCCACCAATAATTGTCTCACTATTTGTAATTATAGCGGTCTATTATTTCACAGGATTCAATCATATTGACGGGCTTGCTGATTTTGGCGACGGTCTGGCAGCGCATGGGACAAAAGAGAAAAAGATCGCTGCCATGCGTGACACTGCTATTGGTACCGGCGGTATTGTTTTTTGTATGATAACGCTCCTTGGCGTTTTCGTATCTCTTGTTTCAATCCAGGAACCAGATCGATTCCTCCTTCTTCCGTATGCATTGATAGTTGCAGAAACAAGCGCCAAGCAATCCATGGTCACTGTAGCGGCTTTTGGCACGAGGCTGCATCCGGGTTTCGGGGCAATGACAGTTGATAATACAAAGCAGTCAGATTTAATTATCGGGACTTTTTTTTCGGTGGCAGTTTGTTTTGTTGTTCTCGGTATCATGGGTATTGGAGCATTCATAGTATCGCAATTGTCAGGGCTTCTTGTTCTTAACACTGCAAACCGCCATTTTGGGGGGGTGAGCGGGGATGTCGTGGGCGCAGCAAATGAGATCGGGCGGCTTGCAGCCCTGCTTTATATCGGAGGTATTGGATGGATGCAGTTGTAA
- the ftsA gene encoding coenzyme F390 synthetase has translation MSRGDLDSLIEERIRYTVKYASENSPFYKKWFKEHGINPSDVRTHEDLQELPIISGKTIREYQPPESTDFQFRSVDWRDVFTLHETSGTSGTPKAFFLTWQDWERYAEKYARSFVSQGFGPGDRVVICASYGMNVGANTMTLAAREIGITIIPMGKCTFPSRVIKNYKPTGIVGSVFKLLALARQMKNENILPQESSIRRLVVGGESFADESRAYLAEVWGCQVYNTYGSTEGTMCGECTDLGGLHVPEDLVHLDIYDPALKNFVRDGDCGRVVLTTLLPAGGKSGTLLLNYDTEDTTAVVTRKRCACGRTHMKIMNPQRESETFWVAETAFNRVDVERGVFQRENMEYLTGEYEAFLYGGDDEGETILRVSVECLDRDKCDRKAVEENFLRTFFRYKPLLEQVHAEGMFKIIFNFAGLRDLELYRIKGRPKRLVDRR, from the coding sequence ATGAGTAGGGGAGATCTTGATTCGCTAATAGAAGAGCGCATACGCTATACTGTCAAGTATGCCAGCGAAAACTCGCCTTTCTATAAAAAGTGGTTCAAGGAACACGGAATAAATCCATCCGATGTACGCACACACGAAGATCTTCAGGAATTACCCATAATATCTGGAAAAACAATAAGAGAATACCAGCCGCCAGAAAGTACGGATTTCCAGTTCAGAAGTGTAGATTGGAGGGATGTTTTTACACTTCATGAGACATCAGGAACAAGCGGGACTCCAAAAGCATTCTTTCTCACATGGCAGGATTGGGAACGGTATGCTGAAAAATATGCGAGGAGCTTTGTCTCACAGGGTTTTGGCCCTGGAGACAGGGTGGTTATTTGTGCGTCATACGGTATGAACGTTGGCGCCAATACAATGACCCTTGCTGCCCGTGAAATTGGTATAACGATCATCCCGATGGGAAAGTGCACATTTCCATCCCGCGTCATAAAGAATTATAAACCCACGGGGATAGTCGGGAGCGTTTTCAAACTGCTGGCTCTTGCCAGGCAGATGAAAAATGAAAACATCCTTCCTCAGGAATCAAGTATCAGGCGCCTTGTTGTCGGTGGGGAAAGTTTTGCCGATGAGTCGCGTGCATACCTTGCCGAGGTGTGGGGTTGCCAGGTCTATAACACCTACGGAAGCACGGAAGGAACGATGTGCGGTGAGTGCACCGATCTGGGTGGGCTTCATGTGCCTGAAGACCTCGTTCACCTTGACATCTATGATCCTGCATTGAAAAACTTTGTACGCGATGGTGACTGCGGCAGGGTCGTCCTTACAACACTTTTGCCAGCAGGTGGAAAATCCGGTACCCTGTTGCTGAACTATGATACCGAAGACACTACCGCTGTGGTCACAAGGAAACGATGCGCCTGCGGCAGAACTCATATGAAGATCATGAATCCCCAACGTGAATCTGAGACTTTCTGGGTCGCAGAAACGGCCTTTAACCGTGTGGATGTGGAGCGGGGAGTATTCCAGCGCGAGAATATGGAATACCTCACAGGGGAATATGAGGCATTCCTTTATGGCGGCGATGATGAAGGAGAGACGATTTTGAGAGTGAGCGTTGAATGTCTTGACAGAGATAAGTGCGATAGAAAAGCTGTGGAAGAGAACTTCCTGAGGACATTTTTCAGATATAAGCCGCTACTTGAGCAAGTACATGCAGAAGGAATGTTCAAGATTATTTTCAACTTTGCAGGTCTTCGGGATCTGGAACTCTACCGGATAAAGGGCAGACCAAAGCGCCTGGTTGATAGAAGATAG
- a CDS encoding alpha-ribazole phosphatase CobZ codes for MKLSNIKNEKKKKNQPDDVDSSNTIDIMRVLEDAGLSENVLVNAAMELYVPHPGVETREIAEKVFKRELKHALSDPNLCILIYSGMLLEKAGEKGELPGMSKEIFNKDLTFLIVDEVIGMSIAKYISGDKGIFEYVRFDKLKPGILSTLGPFMDDVVAGLIGGASANMYSRGKGDGAKPEKKKVKKTKTRKSAPDIKAGGFAG; via the coding sequence ATGAAATTATCAAATATCAAAAATGAAAAAAAGAAAAAAAACCAGCCCGATGATGTTGATTCTTCTAATACGATAGACATCATGAGAGTCCTTGAAGATGCCGGGCTTTCTGAAAATGTTCTCGTTAATGCTGCCATGGAACTTTATGTACCCCATCCCGGAGTCGAAACCAGGGAAATAGCAGAAAAGGTATTTAAAAGAGAATTAAAGCACGCGCTCTCTGATCCCAACCTGTGCATCCTGATATATTCAGGAATGCTTCTTGAAAAAGCCGGGGAGAAGGGCGAGCTTCCGGGCATGAGCAAAGAGATCTTCAATAAAGACCTGACATTTCTTATTGTGGATGAAGTAATCGGGATGAGTATAGCAAAATACATCAGCGGGGATAAGGGGATCTTTGAATACGTGAGATTTGACAAATTAAAACCCGGTATCCTGTCAACACTTGGACCTTTTATGGATGATGTGGTCGCAGGGCTTATAGGCGGGGCATCCGCAAATATGTATTCAAGGGGAAAAGGCGATGGGGCAAAACCTGAAAAAAAGAAAGTAAAAAAGACAAAAACCAGGAAGTCAGCACCCGATATAAAAGCAGGCGGTTTCGCAGGATGA
- a CDS encoding threonine-phosphate decarboxylase: MIGISSSTLIFPSNKKGNVSLNNRVRKNVFDLVPCIHGARLSESARTAGKTTQEMLDFSVNINPLGPPKSRSVLSAACKDINNYPDNRYPGFKKAAADYLKVSSENIVPGNGSSELIRLFAETVIEPQDRVIIPAPTFSEYEFQCRLLGARIEYVDYDDILNINIDNCKAVFLCNPNNPTGKLLDRKKVCLFAEKCSGAEVFLFVDEAFIELADPRESIADIAACSDFVIVLRSLTKTFAVPGLRIGFAVASPVLSDLMNNIRLHWNMNSIAAAVGENLLKRNQDYINRSLGLLKKEREWMASKLAGIRGFRPYPSDTNFILIDLRGFGLSSADLTGRMLRHGIIIRDCTSFGLENHIRVAVRKRNENRALIAAFSSVIKEWGSELAEKEIGKALDRGVAARSRIDCEYYPCHFAGQDCTFCFCPFYPCENIRTGGELIHRSTGGTVWSCAGCTLIHQGHIAEKVLKELMGGKKIKDVWKHVMEPVL; the protein is encoded by the coding sequence TTGATAGGAATTTCTTCCAGCACTTTAATATTCCCTTCAAACAAAAAAGGGAATGTGTCCCTTAACAACAGAGTCCGGAAAAACGTGTTTGACCTTGTACCATGCATTCATGGAGCAAGATTATCGGAAAGTGCCAGGACAGCAGGAAAGACCACGCAAGAGATGCTCGATTTCAGTGTTAACATCAATCCACTTGGGCCGCCGAAATCAAGATCTGTATTATCGGCTGCCTGCAAGGACATAAACAATTACCCGGATAACAGGTATCCGGGTTTTAAAAAAGCTGCGGCTGATTATCTTAAGGTATCCTCCGAAAATATCGTCCCGGGAAATGGCTCGTCAGAACTGATCCGCCTTTTTGCAGAAACTGTTATTGAGCCGCAGGACCGGGTAATTATTCCGGCTCCCACGTTCTCGGAGTATGAATTCCAGTGCCGCCTCCTGGGTGCGCGTATTGAATATGTCGATTATGATGATATTTTAAACATAAATATTGATAATTGTAAAGCTGTTTTCCTGTGCAATCCGAATAATCCCACAGGAAAGCTCCTGGATCGAAAAAAAGTCTGTTTGTTTGCTGAAAAATGCAGTGGCGCTGAGGTTTTTTTATTTGTGGATGAGGCATTCATCGAACTTGCCGATCCACGCGAAAGTATTGCAGATATTGCGGCATGTAGCGATTTTGTGATCGTTTTGCGCTCCCTTACAAAAACGTTTGCAGTCCCTGGATTAAGGATCGGTTTTGCTGTTGCATCACCTGTTTTATCAGATCTTATGAACAATATACGCCTTCACTGGAACATGAATTCAATTGCCGCAGCAGTTGGTGAAAATCTTCTTAAGCGTAATCAGGATTATATCAACAGGTCACTTGGATTATTAAAGAAAGAACGTGAATGGATGGCATCAAAACTTGCTGGTATCAGGGGCTTTAGACCATATCCCAGCGATACGAATTTTATCCTCATAGATTTGAGGGGGTTTGGTTTAAGTTCTGCTGACCTGACAGGGCGTATGTTAAGACATGGCATCATTATTCGCGACTGCACTTCCTTTGGTCTTGAAAATCACATTCGTGTGGCTGTGCGAAAAAGAAACGAGAACCGCGCCCTGATCGCGGCCTTTTCAAGTGTCATAAAAGAGTGGGGAAGCGAACTTGCAGAAAAAGAGATCGGAAAAGCACTTGACCGTGGAGTTGCTGCCAGGAGCAGGATAGACTGTGAGTATTACCCGTGCCACTTCGCAGGACAGGATTGCACGTTCTGTTTCTGTCCATTTTACCCGTGTGAAAATATTAGAACAGGAGGGGAACTTATTCACAGGTCAACAGGCGGAACGGTCTGGAGCTGCGCGGGCTGCACTCTTATCCATCAGGGACATATTGCGGAAAAGGTGTTAAAAGAGTTGATGGGCGGCAAGAAAATAAAAGACGTCTGGAAACATGTGATGGAGCCTGTTTTATGA
- a CDS encoding tryptophan-rich sensory protein, with protein sequence MINKNVPESIKLIISITICLFAGFLGSLFTTPAIPTWYATLTKPSFAPPDWLFFPVWTTLFVMMGISLYLVWRRGLEGQQVKNALVIFAVQLILNVLWSAAFFGLRSPLSGLIEISILWISIAFTIMIFMKISRTAGLLLIPYLIWVSFAAILNFMIWRLNS encoded by the coding sequence ATGATAAACAAAAATGTACCTGAGTCAATCAAACTGATCATCAGCATTACAATATGTCTTTTCGCGGGTTTTCTTGGTTCTCTTTTCACGACCCCGGCGATTCCCACATGGTATGCAACGCTCACCAAACCTTCTTTTGCCCCTCCGGACTGGTTATTCTTTCCGGTATGGACAACTCTTTTCGTGATGATGGGTATCTCGCTTTATCTGGTATGGCGAAGGGGTCTTGAAGGTCAACAGGTCAAAAATGCTCTTGTCATCTTTGCGGTCCAGTTGATTCTGAACGTGCTATGGTCGGCAGCGTTCTTTGGTCTCCGGTCCCCACTTTCCGGTCTGATAGAAATTTCCATCCTGTGGATATCAATAGCATTTACAATAATGATTTTCATGAAGATATCAAGAACAGCAGGTCTTTTGCTCATCCCATACTTAATCTGGGTGAGCTTTGCAGCGATCCTTAATTTCATGATATGGAGACTCAATAGTTGA
- a CDS encoding 4Fe-4S dicluster domain-containing protein yields MAKDKKLVQSDICNGCGICVSVCPQNTKLSKADDFDINRAKLAISVTMGAAVIDQTVCIACGICTRNCPVSSLTIVPA; encoded by the coding sequence ATGGCAAAGGACAAGAAATTAGTTCAATCTGATATTTGCAACGGATGTGGAATATGTGTATCGGTCTGCCCGCAGAATACAAAACTTTCAAAAGCGGACGATTTTGATATAAACAGGGCAAAGCTTGCGATCTCAGTGACAATGGGCGCAGCGGTTATCGACCAGACTGTGTGTATCGCCTGCGGCATATGCACCCGCAATTGCCCGGTATCGTCGTTGACGATCGTTCCGGCTTAG
- a CDS encoding chromosomal protein MC1 has protein sequence MAEIRNFVLREKNGKETGVFTGHQPRQAALKAANRSKGTKSKPVELRLRERGTKKIHIYKGWTEVVAAPKNKPKWMPAKINKPNVKKTGVELLDKV, from the coding sequence ATGGCAGAAATAAGAAATTTTGTATTAAGGGAAAAGAATGGTAAAGAGACTGGAGTATTTACCGGTCACCAGCCGCGCCAGGCAGCATTAAAGGCAGCCAACCGCAGCAAAGGAACAAAATCAAAACCAGTTGAATTGAGATTAAGGGAGAGAGGAACAAAGAAGATTCACATCTACAAGGGATGGACAGAAGTCGTTGCTGCTCCAAAGAACAAACCAAAGTGGATGCCTGCAAAGATCAACAAGCCTAATGTAAAGAAAACAGGCGTTGAACTGCTGGATAAAGTTTAA
- a CDS encoding DUF72 domain-containing protein yields the protein MGVIRLGCSGWDYRDWAGVFYKDKEESKLRAYSRIFNTAEINSTFYSYPQPGIVFGWARYTPQDFKFAVKLNRLITHEKMLKISKGVEDDLKRFMVLMKPLQESGKLACILIQLPPGMKFRKDRIEEFLKILPCNMRFALEYRNETWLINEAYDLLRDYNVAAVAVDEPLLPPEVRLTSGFAYVRWHGRGEKMWYHYHYSKDELAAWIPKLKEISQSADVYGYFNNHYYGYAPENCIDVLEMLGMATPEQKEIRQHISGYWKGRVMTKVIPKTLGDYLVQEKEDIATLLSGCMESSRLEKAKEIKDIEIMELGTDKIVADVRGYSVYIDLEKRFILHDCADWQRTAREGRFCKHIGALMFALPEDMARSVLERIKMQQWEFSQYTGRGETY from the coding sequence ATGGGAGTTATTCGACTTGGCTGTTCGGGCTGGGACTACAGGGACTGGGCAGGCGTGTTCTATAAAGATAAAGAGGAGTCAAAACTGAGGGCATATTCAAGGATCTTCAATACTGCTGAGATCAACTCCACATTTTACAGCTATCCCCAGCCCGGCATTGTATTTGGCTGGGCAAGGTATACTCCGCAGGATTTTAAATTTGCGGTGAAGCTTAACCGCCTGATAACCCATGAAAAAATGCTAAAAATTTCAAAAGGAGTGGAAGATGACCTGAAAAGGTTTATGGTACTCATGAAACCACTTCAGGAATCAGGAAAACTTGCCTGCATTCTGATCCAGCTCCCGCCTGGAATGAAGTTCAGGAAGGACAGGATAGAAGAATTCCTCAAAATTCTGCCCTGCAATATGCGATTTGCGCTTGAATACAGGAACGAGACATGGCTGATCAATGAAGCGTATGACCTGCTGAGGGATTACAATGTTGCAGCCGTAGCAGTTGATGAACCGCTGCTTCCTCCGGAAGTCAGGCTGACCTCTGGATTTGCATACGTCCGCTGGCATGGGAGAGGCGAAAAAATGTGGTATCACTACCACTATTCGAAAGATGAGCTTGCAGCCTGGATACCGAAACTGAAGGAAATATCGCAGAGTGCAGACGTCTATGGATATTTCAACAACCACTACTATGGTTATGCGCCTGAGAATTGTATCGATGTACTGGAGATGCTGGGGATGGCTACTCCGGAGCAGAAAGAGATAAGGCAGCACATATCAGGTTACTGGAAAGGCAGGGTAATGACAAAAGTGATCCCAAAGACTCTTGGCGATTATCTTGTGCAGGAAAAAGAAGATATAGCGACCTTACTATCAGGATGTATGGAGTCTTCAAGGCTTGAGAAAGCAAAAGAGATAAAGGACATTGAGATAATGGAACTTGGAACTGATAAGATAGTGGCGGATGTAAGGGGTTATTCAGTTTACATTGATCTGGAAAAAAGGTTCATACTGCACGACTGCGCGGACTGGCAGAGAACTGCGCGAGAGGGGCGGTTTTGCAAGCATATTGGCGCACTCATGTTTGCGCTGCCTGAAGATATGGCAAGAAGTGTGCTTGAGCGTATCAAAATGCAGCAGTGGGAGTTCAGCCAGTATACGGGGAGAGGGGAGACTTATTGA